A single window of Caldicellulosiruptor bescii DSM 6725 DNA harbors:
- a CDS encoding HDIG domain-containing metalloprotein produces the protein MSVAREIALEELKKRIKTQNLLKHCLACEAIMRELACYFEQDMDKWGICGLVHDIDYEDTKNDPNAHSLVGAKILEDLGFDKDIVYAVKVHNDAHGLPRLSLLDKALYCVDPTSGFIVAGALILPSKKLSDVTVPFLLNRFNEKSFAKGANREQMKACSELGLELEEFLGIALKAMQKISNDLGL, from the coding sequence ATGAGTGTTGCACGTGAAATTGCACTTGAGGAGCTCAAAAAGAGAATAAAGACACAAAATTTACTGAAACATTGTCTGGCTTGTGAGGCTATCATGCGCGAGCTTGCATGCTATTTTGAACAGGATATGGACAAGTGGGGGATTTGTGGGCTTGTTCATGATATAGATTATGAAGATACCAAAAATGACCCTAATGCACACAGCTTAGTTGGTGCAAAAATTTTGGAGGATTTGGGGTTTGACAAGGACATTGTGTATGCTGTGAAGGTTCACAACGACGCACATGGTCTTCCAAGACTTTCACTTTTGGATAAAGCTCTTTACTGTGTTGACCCAACTTCAGGTTTTATTGTTGCAGGTGCGCTGATTCTACCATCAAAAAAACTTTCGGATGTGACAGTGCCGTTTTTATTAAACAGATTTAATGAAAAAAGCTTTGCAAAGGGTGCAAACAGAGAACAGATGAAAGCATGTTCTGAACTTGGACTTGAACTTGAAGAATTTTTGGGAATAGCCCTTAAAGCTATGCAAAAAATATCTAATGATCTTGGATTGTAA
- the secG gene encoding preprotein translocase subunit SecG, with the protein MAKIILTVLELLLAIALIIVVLLQSGKSAGLSGSIAGGAETFFGKYKGRTLDAMLGRYTWIIAAAFFIVSIVLFFVIK; encoded by the coding sequence ATGGCAAAGATAATATTAACCGTGTTGGAACTTCTTTTAGCAATTGCACTTATAATTGTTGTGCTTTTGCAGTCTGGCAAGAGTGCAGGACTTTCTGGTTCAATTGCAGGTGGAGCTGAAACATTTTTTGGAAAGTACAAGGGAAGAACTCTTGATGCTATGCTTGGAAGATACACATGGATAATTGCAGCAGCGTTCTTTATTGTATCAATAGTTTTGTTCTTTGTAATAAAGTAA
- a CDS encoding IS200/IS605 family accessory protein TnpB-related protein, giving the protein MVTVQAKLVFDREEDKKAVLDLMRRWSSCMRYAYKRLLERHKRNELKRELQGIFNLNSRYVDDAIMKANSVLNLCKGRGENPEKVIFGGRQLFEKLKRRHINGKVYRKLQREWQEKRKGNLYSRGDRSKKGNLNTRIEIDGNFTKLRINVGKREYVYATIQAGWKMKGKTYMDRNLLLQAISSFSGPYSVELKLKNGVVYAYFTVEEVFPKPAITRANGVIGIDTNAYPKNVAWAETDEYGQFLGYGRIPLEKLESGSSSKREYYRWQYAHMIVQMAKEKQKAIVIENLSIQDRGRRGDFSGRKSRRIRHYFGSRLLLEKVKLLAKREGVEVIEVDPAYTSVIGMLKYAPQYMVSKDIAAAYVIARRGLGLRERIPHNYMLLLSRLDVNNLEELKEYVRKVVKNKHLRKKQLKTIDRAIKFLQSSGSEPGRLSVPLDGTSAGSRGKKHNPWRVLRVAVVTPLSPDRVLRDMSVLKSLLISGQVGKTCKGVSSCFLGQGLWLSQIPPAGAGKA; this is encoded by the coding sequence ATGGTAACAGTTCAGGCGAAGTTAGTGTTCGATAGAGAGGAAGACAAAAAGGCAGTATTAGATCTTATGAGAAGATGGTCCTCTTGTATGAGGTATGCATATAAGAGACTACTGGAAAGGCATAAAAGGAATGAACTCAAAAGAGAGCTGCAAGGAATTTTTAATCTTAATTCCCGATACGTTGATGATGCAATAATGAAAGCAAACAGTGTTTTAAACTTATGCAAAGGAAGAGGAGAAAATCCTGAAAAGGTCATTTTTGGTGGTAGGCAACTTTTTGAAAAACTAAAGAGGCGGCACATAAACGGCAAGGTATATAGGAAACTTCAACGAGAGTGGCAGGAGAAGAGGAAGGGGAATCTGTACTCAAGAGGAGACAGGAGCAAGAAAGGTAATCTCAATACAAGGATTGAGATAGACGGGAACTTCACAAAACTCAGGATTAACGTAGGAAAAAGAGAGTACGTATATGCGACGATACAAGCTGGATGGAAGATGAAAGGTAAGACATACATGGATAGGAACCTACTGCTACAAGCAATAAGCAGCTTTAGTGGACCTTATTCTGTAGAACTGAAACTCAAAAACGGTGTAGTATATGCCTACTTCACCGTTGAAGAAGTTTTCCCCAAGCCTGCGATAACGAGAGCAAATGGAGTTATAGGGATAGACACTAACGCATATCCAAAGAATGTTGCATGGGCAGAAACAGATGAGTACGGACAGTTTCTAGGATATGGCAGAATACCACTTGAGAAGCTTGAGAGTGGAAGCTCAAGCAAGAGAGAGTATTACAGGTGGCAGTATGCACACATGATAGTACAAATGGCGAAAGAGAAGCAAAAAGCGATAGTGATTGAGAACCTTAGCATACAGGACAGGGGCAGAAGAGGCGACTTTTCAGGTAGAAAATCAAGACGGATAAGGCACTATTTTGGAAGCAGATTACTTTTGGAGAAGGTAAAACTTCTGGCAAAACGGGAAGGAGTAGAGGTTATAGAAGTAGACCCGGCGTATACTTCTGTGATAGGGATGTTGAAGTATGCACCGCAGTATATGGTGAGCAAGGATATTGCGGCAGCGTATGTAATAGCGCGAAGAGGACTTGGTTTGAGAGAAAGGATACCGCACAATTATATGCTGCTTCTTAGTAGGCTTGATGTAAACAACCTGGAAGAGCTAAAAGAGTATGTAAGGAAGGTAGTCAAGAACAAACATCTGAGGAAAAAACAACTCAAAACGATAGATAGAGCGATAAAGTTTTTACAAAGCTCTGGGAGTGAGCCAGGGAGGCTATCCGTGCCTCTGGATGGAACAAGCGCGGGTAGTCGTGGCAAAAAACACAATCCCTGGCGAGTTCTCAGGGTAGCGGTGGTAACGCCACTCTCCCCTGACAGAGTCCTGCGTGATATGTCTGTCTTGAAATCGCTTTTGATTTCAGGGCAAGTGGGGAAGACCTGTAAGGGCGTAAGTTCCTGTTTCTTGGGGCAGGGGCTATGGCTTTCCCAAATACCGCCTGCTGGGGCTGGGAAAGCCTGA